One region of Cinclus cinclus chromosome 1, bCinCin1.1, whole genome shotgun sequence genomic DNA includes:
- the ANKRD46 gene encoding ankyrin repeat domain-containing protein 46, with amino-acid sequence MSYVFVNDSSQTNVPLLQACIDGDFNYSKRLLESGFDPNIRDSRGRTGLHLAAARGNVDICQLLHKFGADLLATDYQGNTALHLCGHVDTIQFLVSNGLKIDICNHQGATPLVLAKRRGVNKDVIRLLESLEEQEVKGFNRGTHSKLETMQTAESESAMESHSLLNPNLQQGEGVLSSFRTTWQEFVEDLGFWRVLLLIIVIALLSLGIAYYVSGVLPFVENQPELVH; translated from the exons ATGTCCTATGTTTTTGTGAACGACTCCTCCCAGACAaatgtgcctctgctgcaggcttGTATTGATGGAGATTTTAACTATTCCAAACGACTCTTAGAGAGTGGTTTTGATCCAAATATTCGTGACAGCCGAGGCCGAACTGGCCTTCAcctggctgcagccagaggaAATGTAGACATCTGTCAACTCTTGCATAAATTTGGTGCTGACCTACTAGCCACTGATTACCAGGGTAACACAGCCCTTCACCTGTGTGGGCATGTTGATACCATCCAGTTCCTAGTTTCTAATGGACTTAAAATTGATATTTG CAACCACCAAGGTGCAACACCACTTGTTCTTGCCAAACGAAGGGGAGTGAATAAAGATGTAATTAGACTGCTGGAATCTTTAGAGGAGCAAGAGGTGAAAGGATTTAACAGAGGAACTCACTCAAAGCTGGAGACAATGCAAACAGCTGAAAGTGAAAG TGCAATGGAAAGCCATTCCCTTCTTAATCCAAACCTGCAGCAAGGTGAAGGAGTTCTTTCCAGTTTCCGCACAACGTGGCAAGAGTTTGTGGAAGACCTGGGCTTCTGGAGGGTGCTACTCCTCATCATTGTCATTGCTCTTCTGTCCCTTGGAATAGCATATTATGTTAGTGGGGTGCTTCCTTTTGTAGAAAACCAGCCTGAACTGGTGCACTGA